The following is a genomic window from Dehalococcoidia bacterium.
CAGTTCGGCGGCGATCAGGTCGCTAGGCAATTCTTGATTTTGAAATGAGCCGTTGAACGTTGTCCAGTAGGGAGAGCCGGGCGGTATCTTGCCGGATTGCGCTGGGCCGATAGCGACTTTATATAACTCTGAGGATTGCATACTACCTCCAATGGTAAAACACAGAACAGCGGTAACTCTATTATATAACACCTTCGCCGGTTTTTAACGGTGACTTTCGGCGCTCTCGGTAAACCGTTACTAATATAAAATCAATGCTCCTGTAGCTCCTGCTCGATACGCTTCAACGCATACGCCGCGCCCCACAAGTCACGCACGCGCACGTCGCGGTCAGCGCCGTCACAGCGGTAGTCTACGGCGGCAAGCAAGGCGCGGGCGGTGCTGCGTATAGTGAGTAACCGGCGGCTAAGCCACGTCTTGAAGTCAATGCCAGCCTCGAAGCCGTCAATCGCTGTTTGCCATTCCCTTTCCAGTTCGTTCATAGCACTCCTTTTTATTCCACGAATGGCAGGTACTCCCGTTGCAAGTGCGCCAGACATTGCCGACAGATCGGCACGCCTTCCGGCGGCGCGTCGTAGTATTGCGGCTGTAGGTCGTGCGCGTGCTGCGCTCCGCTGCGGTGATAGCCGATGCCGTTGGTCTCGCTGCGTGATTTACCGCTACCGCATAGCGTCTCACCGTTACACTGGAACAGCGAGTCCGAGCGCTTGACGAATTCCGGCGTGGCGATGTGGGCGAAGTGGTCAGTCGCATAGGCATCGGGATAGTAGACGAACTGCGGATTCTTCCAGGGTATGTTGGTCATTGTCATTCTCCTTCAATACGGCGCGTGCAATGCCGGCAGCACGCGCTCGATCTGTGCGCCGCGCCCGACGGTGCGCCAGCGGTGCGCCGTCGCGAAGTCCACTTCCACGATGATATTGTTGCGCCGCATCCAGGCGCGGGTCGTGGCATCCCCTGCGCAATCGACGACCAGGAACGACTCGACGCGCCCGTTATGGCGCAAATACCAGACGTTGCCGATTTCGTTGCAATCCAGCACGGCGATATACCCGTCTGTCGGTGGTAGCGTGGCGGGCAGGGGCATCGCCGTGCGATTGGCTTGCCGCACGCGGATCACGGACTCGGCCTTGCCCGGCGCGTATTGCGAAGCGATACCGGTACTCAGGATGAGGATAACGGCGGCGAGATTAGCCATTGTCCACCGTCTCCATAAAATCAAACAACGTCGGCGTGCGGCTTTTGATTTCAGCAGATTGCAGATTCTTTACCGCCGTATCGAAGTAGGACGGCTTCAATTCTATGCCGATAGCCTTGCGCCCAAAGCGTAGCGCCTGGTATGCCTCCGAGCCGATGCCCATAAACGGCGTCAATACAATCTCTCCGGGATTCGAGTATAGCTTGATGCAACGTTCGATTGTGCCAAGCTGTAACGGGCAGATGTGTTTTTCGTCGCCTTCAGCGCGGGCGGCCTGGTATTGCAGCGTGTCAGATTCTGAGATACCTAACCAGATACCATTGGCCCATTCTATCCAGGTTTCGTTATCCAGTTCGCCGCGTGATACCGGGTCAATGGGCGTTTCGTTGTCTCCGGGCTTTTTGAAGATGAGCACCTGGTCAGCGATTGCCGGGCGGCTGTCTGAGGTGTCCTTGCGAATCTGGACAAAGAGCAAGCCTTTCGCCTTTGTACGGATGGCTTGTGCTCGTGGATTCTTTTGCACAAAAGCACGCCCGAAAAATACCCACCCGGCATCCTCGTGTGCTTTGATAACGCGGCCAGGAAAGTCCTTCATCCCGATGAAACCGTCACGACTAGCCATTGCCGGGATGTCACTGGTATGCACGCAAGACAAGCGGCCCGGCTTGGTAACGCGCAACAGTTCACGGATGATGAATTCATAATGCTTGAAGAACTCCTCACTGCCGCGACTATTGCCGAGATCACGCGGGGAATTTGAATAGGTGAACAAGTCCTCGAATGGCGGCGAATAGACTGAAAGCCCAACTGATTCATCTTCCAGTTCTTGCAGGTGTTCACAACTATCGCCAAGCATTGCCGTCCAGCCGTCGCCGGTTATAGTATTCGTTTGGTAGGTGTTGTCTTGCACTTCCATCGCTCTGATTTCTCCTTCCTCGTATTTTCTGATTTGATTGATAAGGCCATCGCGCAATCTCCGGGCCATTGCATCTTTGCGCTGTACGTTGGCCCAAACTTCCGCAGATAGGCTTGACATAATCACATAAACATTGACCGGATATTTTTGCCCAAAGCGCCATTCACGTCGAATAGCCTGATACCATTCCTCCCAGGAATCGTTCGTTCCGAAAAAGACCATATTGTGTGCATTCTGGAAGTTCATCCCGAAACCGCCGATCTTAACCTTTGTGACCAGAACGCGAATCTTGCCGTCTTGAAAGTCCTCAAAGGCCTGCGCTTTGAATTCGGGTTCTTGTGTCCCTTTTACTTCAATCGCGCCGTCACATACCTGCATGGCGGCGGTGCTTTCCTGGTCAAGCCCACACCATACAATCCACTGTTCATCGTTGCCGTTCACCAGTTTGTGCAGTTCTTCGAGTCTGAATTCTATGGTATTACGTCGCGCGGAGGCCCGATCAGCGATGCCTTTTAATCCGGTGAAGAACAACTGCCCGGTGGGTGCGGATTCAATACAATCGGCATCGACAAATGACGGCCTGTGAATAGTGAGAGAGGGTAATAGAAAGCCATTATCATCATAGCCGAGGTCGCTTGGCTTGGTCATCATCACGGCCCAAGAGGAAAGCCACTCAAAAAAGCGTTCTTCAGCGTGGTGCTTGAGTCGCCATTCCTGCCCGCCTTTATTACTGCCCTTGCGGATGAAGGCGTTGCCATTATCGTCGAAATAGGTATGTTCGCGGTTGGCATTGACAAAGAACTCTCCGAGCATTTCGCTGTGTGTGCAGACACCCAGGAATTCGGCGTGGTTGCCGATTTCTGTTTCGCCATTTGGAGCCGGAGTCGCCGTGCAGGCCATTCTGTATTTTACATTCTGGCATACGTTGGTCAAATAGCGGCGCGTCTTACCACCGATAGCCTTGAGGATACTGGATTCATCCAGCACTACCGCGCCGAACGTATCAATATCGAAATGGCTTATCATTTCATAGTTGGTGATGAAGATTTGCCCGGAGTCTATTTCAGATTGCTCGCGCACGTACTTGACTGGAATATCAATCTTCTGTGCTTCGCGTACCGTCTGACGAGCGACTGATAGCGGTGCAATAATGAGCGTCTTTTCTCCGAGCAGCCGCGCCCATTCCAGTTGCACGAAAGTCTTTCCTAGTCCGGTGTCAAGAAAAATGGCGCAGCGCCCTTTCCTGACTGCCCACTTCACTACGTCTTTCTGGAATTCAAACAATACTCGATGTATCGCTGATTTGGTAACGTCGATGCCGGTGCTGGCGTGTTTGCGTATTTTTGTTTTAAGAAAGTCCTGATAGTTCATAGTTGCCTCAGGCCACGATCTTCAACGCCACTGACGGCGCGGATTGCGTGAACGGCACGTCCTTGATTCCGGCGGCTTCGCAGATTGCCCGGTAGTCGTAGATGACTTTGCGGTGTTCATCGCGGATAGCCAAGAGGTGCAAGGCTTCCATAGTCAAGTCGCCAGCTTTACCGAGCGCTTCGCCAAACGCTTCATCATAAGCGTAGCTCTTGCGCCCGGCTGAGTAGGTGGCCCTGACGTTGCCGACTGTCTGCGTCTTGCCGATAGCGAGCACGGCTTGCTCGATGTCCATTTTCAACAGGTCGGCTTTCGCTTGCGCTTCCTGCCATTCCAACATTTTCTTGGCGAGTTCTGTAGGTGTCATAGCATTCTCCTTATCATCATAAAATAAAGGGGCGTATCACCCGCGCCCCTGGTTTTGTGTCATCCTCATAACACATTTAATCACAACCAACATCCGCGCCCTGGTGACAATGGACATTTCCGTTATGCCAGTCGCGGGACAGTGCTAATTGTCGCAGGTCTCGTTAGCGAAGTCGTTACACGTCCACACGCTGCGGTTACTGTCGGCGGCGCACTCGTTATAGACGCGCTGCCAGCAGGATTCGTCGGTGTCGGTGGTCGTGGTCGTATCGCCGTCGGTATCAGTACAGGCGAGCATCAAGGCGAACAGTACCAGGATAATCAAGATTGCGGTACGTTTGTTTTTCATAGTCACTCCTTTGGATTAGATTCTGCCGTCCTGTCGTCTAGCCTGCGGCTCCGCGCTTTTTCCGTTTCCGGTAGAGATTGCGCCCCTTGTCACGGTAAGGATAGCAGATGTTAAAGATGCCGGTTTTCTTGGCTACGTTGATCTGGCAGACGAATTCAAAACCGGTAAAAGTGTCCTGCTCTTATTATTATAACAAAAAAACACCCGACTTTGTAACAAACCGGGTGTTAGCAGGGTGTTACCCGTCTAGCTTCCGGCTTCGTGAATTGCGCCGATAGCCTGATAGTCGGCGGCATAGTCCTCGGCTTCCTCGGCGTCTAACAGCCGCGTACCCCGGCGAGCTTGTGCAGCATACGGCTTCCCGTCTG
Proteins encoded in this region:
- a CDS encoding DNA methyltransferase yields the protein MNYQDFLKTKIRKHASTGIDVTKSAIHRVLFEFQKDVVKWAVRKGRCAIFLDTGLGKTFVQLEWARLLGEKTLIIAPLSVARQTVREAQKIDIPVKYVREQSEIDSGQIFITNYEMISHFDIDTFGAVVLDESSILKAIGGKTRRYLTNVCQNVKYRMACTATPAPNGETEIGNHAEFLGVCTHSEMLGEFFVNANREHTYFDDNGNAFIRKGSNKGGQEWRLKHHAEERFFEWLSSWAVMMTKPSDLGYDDNGFLLPSLTIHRPSFVDADCIESAPTGQLFFTGLKGIADRASARRNTIEFRLEELHKLVNGNDEQWIVWCGLDQESTAAMQVCDGAIEVKGTQEPEFKAQAFEDFQDGKIRVLVTKVKIGGFGMNFQNAHNMVFFGTNDSWEEWYQAIRREWRFGQKYPVNVYVIMSSLSAEVWANVQRKDAMARRLRDGLINQIRKYEEGEIRAMEVQDNTYQTNTITGDGWTAMLGDSCEHLQELEDESVGLSVYSPPFEDLFTYSNSPRDLGNSRGSEEFFKHYEFIIRELLRVTKPGRLSCVHTSDIPAMASRDGFIGMKDFPGRVIKAHEDAGWVFFGRAFVQKNPRAQAIRTKAKGLLFVQIRKDTSDSRPAIADQVLIFKKPGDNETPIDPVSRGELDNETWIEWANGIWLGISESDTLQYQAARAEGDEKHICPLQLGTIERCIKLYSNPGEIVLTPFMGIGSEAYQALRFGRKAIGIELKPSYFDTAVKNLQSAEIKSRTPTLFDFMETVDNG